The following proteins are co-located in the Castor canadensis chromosome 5, mCasCan1.hap1v2, whole genome shotgun sequence genome:
- the Ghrh gene encoding somatoliberin, protein MPLWVFFFVILTLTSGSHCSPPPSLPLRMRRYADAIFTNSYRKVLGQLSARRLLQDIMSRQQGERNQEQGAKVRLGRQVDSMWADQKQMSLESILVALLQKHSRNSQG, encoded by the exons ATGCCACTCTGGGTGTTTTTCTTTGTGATCCTCACTCTCACCAGTGGTTCCCATTGCTCGCCacccccttccctgcccctcaG GATGCGACGCTATGCAGATGCCATCTTCACCAACAGCTACCGGAAGGTGCTGGGCCAGCTGTCTGCCCGAAGGCTGCTCCAGGACATCATGAGCAGGCAGCAGGG AGAGAGGAACCAGGAGCAAGGAGCAAAAGTGCGGCTCGGCCGACAGGTGGACAGCATGTGGGCAGACCAAAAGCAGATGTCATTGGAGAGCATCCTGGTGGCTCTGCTGCAGaagcacag